A window of Luteolibacter flavescens contains these coding sequences:
- the truA gene encoding tRNA pseudouridine(38-40) synthase TruA yields MRLKIILAYDGRDIEGWQSQAGGNTVQDLVEKAIAETAKQPVRLNGSGRTDAGVHALAQVAHFDAPDDLTMNPFNWVPALNTKLPGSIRVMACEEVAADFHARISATGKTYRYDLSTEPVLSPFRAARAWHLPRQLDPYTLREALGLFVGRHDFEAFGAKRGYETEETSYVRTVTGVDLEEIDFGWRLRFSGEGFLYKMVRLLTGTAVQAAQGRMRIDQVAAFLNQPKGLPLGKSPFCAPADGLYLESVRYD; encoded by the coding sequence GTGCGTCTGAAAATCATCCTCGCCTACGACGGCCGCGATATCGAGGGCTGGCAGTCCCAGGCCGGCGGGAATACCGTGCAGGACCTCGTGGAGAAAGCGATCGCCGAGACGGCCAAGCAGCCGGTGCGGCTGAATGGCTCCGGCCGCACGGACGCGGGCGTCCACGCGCTGGCCCAGGTGGCGCATTTCGACGCGCCGGATGACCTGACGATGAACCCATTCAACTGGGTCCCGGCTTTGAATACGAAGCTGCCTGGATCGATCCGCGTGATGGCCTGCGAGGAGGTGGCCGCGGATTTCCACGCGCGCATCTCGGCCACGGGGAAGACGTATCGCTACGACCTCTCGACGGAGCCGGTGCTGTCGCCCTTCCGCGCGGCGCGGGCGTGGCACCTGCCGCGGCAGCTCGATCCCTACACGCTGCGCGAGGCGCTGGGCCTCTTCGTGGGGCGGCACGACTTCGAGGCCTTCGGAGCGAAGCGCGGCTACGAGACCGAGGAGACCAGCTATGTGCGGACCGTGACGGGGGTGGATCTCGAGGAGATCGACTTCGGCTGGCGGCTCAGGTTTTCCGGCGAGGGCTTCCTCTACAAGATGGTGCGCTTGCTGACAGGCACGGCGGTTCAGGCGGCGCAGGGCCGGATGAGGATCGACCAGGTGGCGGCGTTCCTGAACCAGCCGAAGGGCCTGCCGCTGGGGAAGAGTCCGTTCTGTGCCCCGGCGGACGGGCTCTACCTGGAGTCGGTGCGCTATGATTGA
- the tsaA gene encoding tRNA (N6-threonylcarbamoyladenosine(37)-N6)-methyltransferase TrmO — translation MEIRPIARVRSCFGSKFAVPRQPGLCPSAWGELVFEPDYRQPEALRGIEGFSHLWLIFSFHLTADGGWSPTVRPPRLGGNERVGVFATRSTFRPNNLGLSLVRLDGVERREKEGSVLLLGGIDLVDGTPVYDIKPYIPYAEALPDARAGFAPDEPQRLQVTAETPDFARLPERAQRVIVEALSLDPRPPAGRDEPGRIHGAGLCGVDVKFRIEDGACRIVSVEVAEGSGLNG, via the coding sequence ATGGAAATCCGCCCCATCGCCCGTGTGCGCTCGTGCTTCGGCAGCAAGTTCGCCGTGCCGCGCCAGCCGGGACTGTGCCCCAGTGCGTGGGGAGAGCTGGTCTTCGAGCCGGACTATCGCCAGCCGGAAGCGCTGCGGGGCATCGAGGGCTTCTCGCACCTGTGGCTCATCTTCAGCTTTCACCTCACGGCGGATGGCGGGTGGAGCCCCACGGTGCGGCCACCGCGGCTGGGCGGAAACGAGCGCGTGGGGGTCTTCGCCACCCGCTCGACCTTCCGGCCAAACAATCTCGGCCTCTCGCTCGTCCGGCTGGATGGCGTGGAGCGCCGGGAGAAGGAGGGGAGCGTGCTCCTGCTCGGCGGGATCGATCTCGTGGACGGCACGCCTGTCTATGACATCAAGCCCTACATTCCCTACGCCGAGGCGCTGCCGGATGCCCGTGCGGGCTTCGCGCCGGACGAGCCGCAGCGCCTGCAGGTCACGGCGGAAACCCCGGATTTTGCCCGTCTGCCGGAGCGCGCGCAGCGGGTCATCGTGGAGGCGCTGTCGCTCGATCCCCGGCCTCCGGCGGGTCGTGACGAGCCGGGTCGCATCCACGGCGCGGGCCTCTGCGGGGTGGATGTGAAGTTCCGGATCGAGGATGGGGCGTGCCGGATCGTGTCGGTGGAAGTTGCTGAGGGTTCGGGGTTGAATGGTTAA